A genomic region of Mycobacterium senriense contains the following coding sequences:
- a CDS encoding GAP family protein, with product MLITVLVMAVAVSVEPFRIGMTVLMLNRPRPVLQLLAFLSGGYAMGMTVGLVVLFLLRRGLTGSTYFTVPRVQILIGLLALVVAVAVAVDIPGRLGSRPARLATPGRRFLRGHSLSVAGIAGLSIALPSVDYLAALAVILASGAAALTQVAVLLMFNIVAFALVEVPLLAYLLAPEVTARSMKALHNWIRSRRRREVALSLAAVGCLFLAAGTAGL from the coding sequence ATGTTGATCACTGTCCTGGTAATGGCCGTCGCGGTCAGTGTCGAACCTTTCCGCATCGGCATGACGGTGCTCATGCTGAACAGGCCCCGACCGGTGCTGCAATTGCTCGCGTTCCTGTCGGGCGGTTACGCGATGGGAATGACGGTGGGCCTGGTGGTCTTGTTCTTGCTTCGGCGCGGACTGACCGGGTCCACCTACTTCACAGTGCCGAGGGTTCAGATCCTGATCGGGTTGCTGGCGCTGGTGGTCGCTGTGGCTGTGGCCGTGGACATCCCCGGACGATTGGGCTCGCGCCCGGCAAGATTGGCGACGCCGGGCCGACGGTTTCTGCGGGGGCACTCGCTGTCGGTCGCGGGGATCGCCGGACTCAGCATCGCGCTACCGTCGGTCGATTATCTTGCCGCGCTAGCCGTCATACTGGCCTCGGGCGCTGCGGCCCTGACGCAGGTCGCAGTGCTGTTGATGTTCAATATCGTGGCCTTCGCGCTCGTGGAGGTTCCGCTGTTGGCCTATCTACTGGCGCCCGAGGTAACCGCCAGGTCGATGAAAGCGTTGCACAACTGGATTCGATCGCGTCGCCGCCGCGAAGTCGCGCTTTCGCTTGCCGCGGTCGGCTGTCTGTTCCTCGCGGCCGGCACGGCCGGGCTTTGA